One Prodigiosinella aquatilis DNA window includes the following coding sequences:
- a CDS encoding LysR family transcriptional regulator, translated as MQRINLRQVEAFHKVILTGGITQAANIMNITQPAVSRLIKDFEYSVNLKLFDRHGRGLEPREEALKLFREIERLYMGVDHIAHIADDIRHAKGGVLRIGAVSALSNLCTRYIFPTLLQQHPDISLFMDVESTVSITDMVMSSQYDVGFINGTRAIKGLRAELLGVTQAVAVISPQHELAHADQITLDDLTRHRAILPGRKTVLRGQLAKLISAEDRVLHCPIETSLRHCCAMASSCLGIGIVDSITAHTNESNILIKPFEPKIDVAYLAIFPPQSAKSLLVEAIIEDMKKLITL; from the coding sequence ATGCAACGTATCAACCTACGACAAGTCGAAGCATTTCATAAAGTGATCCTTACTGGCGGTATTACGCAAGCGGCCAATATCATGAATATTACGCAGCCAGCAGTGAGCCGTTTGATTAAAGATTTTGAATATTCGGTTAATCTGAAGTTATTCGATAGACATGGGCGAGGACTGGAGCCCCGGGAAGAAGCACTCAAACTTTTTCGTGAAATAGAAAGGCTCTATATGGGCGTAGACCATATCGCTCACATCGCGGATGATATTCGTCACGCCAAAGGCGGCGTGCTGCGTATCGGTGCCGTGTCGGCATTGTCTAACCTATGTACCCGATACATTTTCCCTACCTTGTTGCAGCAACATCCCGACATCTCACTATTTATGGATGTAGAAAGTACCGTGTCCATCACCGATATGGTGATGAGTAGTCAATATGACGTCGGTTTTATCAATGGTACACGGGCTATAAAAGGATTACGGGCAGAATTACTGGGTGTCACTCAAGCAGTGGCAGTGATTTCACCACAACACGAACTTGCCCACGCAGACCAAATCACCCTGGATGATTTGACACGACACCGCGCCATCCTACCCGGGCGTAAAACGGTATTACGCGGACAGTTGGCCAAACTTATCTCGGCGGAAGATCGAGTCCTTCATTGTCCCATAGAGACGTCACTGCGACACTGTTGCGCTATGGCCTCATCCTGTCTGGGAATCGGCATTGTCGATTCCATAACCGCTCACACCAACGAGTCCAATATTCTGATCAAACCGTTTGAACCTAAAATAGATGTGGCCTATCTGGCCATCTTTCCACCCCAAAGTGCGAAAAGTTTACTGGTTGAAGCAATCATTGAAGACATGAAAAAACTCATCACTCTGTAA
- a CDS encoding dihydrodipicolinate synthase family protein translates to MKEFSGVYSYLVSPVNADGSVDKAVLIDLVEHLIASGVHGLVPLGSTGEFAYLNTRQRFDVVSTVVNAARGRVPVIAGVAATAVQEAVEQTQTYVRLGVDGILAILEAYFPVTDAGIEGYFRAIAQAAQQKPVVLYTNPQFQRADLSLPVIERLSHVGNINYIKDASTNTGRLLSIIERTQGRMRVFAASAHIPACVMLIGGVGWMAGPACIVPKQSLALYDAAKRGDWQQAMDLQRPLWCVNEIFAKYTIAACIKAALELQGFAVGNPIPPQQPLNDQARQEITAVLHTVGAL, encoded by the coding sequence ATGAAGGAATTTAGCGGCGTTTATTCCTATTTGGTTTCGCCGGTGAACGCTGATGGCAGCGTTGACAAGGCCGTGCTGATCGATCTGGTGGAACACTTGATTGCCAGCGGTGTGCACGGTCTTGTTCCGCTGGGCAGCACGGGAGAGTTTGCTTATCTGAACACCAGGCAGCGTTTTGATGTAGTCAGTACCGTAGTGAATGCTGCGCGGGGGCGAGTACCGGTTATTGCCGGCGTCGCCGCTACCGCGGTTCAGGAGGCGGTGGAGCAAACGCAAACGTATGTCCGGCTTGGAGTTGATGGCATTTTGGCGATTTTGGAAGCCTATTTCCCGGTGACTGATGCCGGGATTGAAGGCTATTTCCGCGCTATCGCACAGGCAGCACAGCAAAAACCAGTGGTATTGTACACCAATCCACAATTTCAGCGTGCCGACTTAAGTCTGCCGGTGATCGAGCGCCTCAGTCATGTTGGCAATATCAACTACATTAAGGATGCCTCGACCAACACTGGGCGGTTACTATCAATCATAGAACGAACGCAGGGGCGGATGCGGGTTTTTGCCGCGTCGGCACATATTCCAGCCTGTGTCATGTTAATTGGCGGGGTAGGGTGGATGGCGGGACCGGCGTGTATCGTACCTAAACAGAGCCTGGCGCTGTACGACGCTGCCAAACGTGGTGACTGGCAGCAGGCGATGGATCTACAGCGTCCGCTGTGGTGCGTTAATGAAATTTTTGCCAAATACACTATTGCCGCCTGTATCAAAGCTGCGCTGGAACTACAGGGTTTTGCCGTTGGTAATCCGATACCGCCACAGCAGCCGTTGAACGATCAGGCCAGACAAGAAATCACCGCTGTATTGCATACAGTTGGTGCTTTATGA
- a CDS encoding nucleoside hydrolase, whose product MSQIPIIIDCDPGIDDAIALLSAFVAPQLDILGITVVNGNQPVIHTARNALQIVELGQREDIPVFAGCWQPILRAPIHGRFHGESGLGNCPFPTPRLQVKTQHAVGFLIDSCRAAVISGERITLCALGPLTNIASALRIAPDIVSGIERIVLMGGAYREAGNRTMTSEFNMFADPHAAHIVFSQTLPITVLPLDATHQVILTPERVTQLVAQAGRISAPLGNLMAFWDRNDVRRYGSRGGPLHDPLVIAWVLRPDLFRTERARVFIEYQSELCMGQTIADLYNKSGQTANVDIVTGVDTEQVFQLFCQLFSVYGTGL is encoded by the coding sequence ATGAGTCAAATTCCTATCATTATTGATTGCGATCCCGGTATTGATGATGCCATCGCGCTGCTCAGCGCTTTTGTCGCCCCTCAGCTCGACATTCTCGGTATCACAGTGGTCAATGGCAATCAGCCGGTAATCCACACCGCGCGCAATGCATTACAGATTGTTGAACTCGGCCAGCGTGAAGACATACCGGTGTTCGCCGGTTGCTGGCAACCCATACTACGTGCACCGATTCACGGGCGGTTTCATGGTGAAAGCGGATTGGGCAATTGTCCGTTTCCCACCCCGCGACTACAGGTGAAAACACAGCATGCGGTCGGTTTCTTGATTGATAGCTGTCGTGCGGCCGTTATCTCGGGCGAACGGATCACGCTTTGTGCGTTAGGGCCGTTAACCAACATTGCCTCTGCGCTCCGTATTGCACCCGATATTGTGTCGGGAATTGAGCGTATCGTGTTGATGGGCGGCGCCTACCGTGAAGCAGGCAATCGTACCATGACATCCGAATTCAATATGTTTGCTGATCCGCATGCGGCACATATTGTTTTTTCTCAGACACTCCCGATCACCGTATTACCGCTGGATGCTACCCATCAGGTGATATTAACGCCGGAACGGGTGACGCAACTGGTCGCACAGGCCGGGCGAATCAGTGCGCCGTTGGGGAATTTGATGGCTTTCTGGGATCGTAATGATGTCCGCCGCTATGGTTCACGCGGCGGGCCGCTCCACGATCCGCTGGTGATTGCCTGGGTGCTGCGCCCTGATCTGTTTCGGACTGAACGGGCCAGGGTGTTTATTGAGTATCAGAGTGAGCTATGCATGGGGCAAACCATTGCTGATCTGTACAATAAATCGGGTCAGACCGCGAATGTGGATATCGTTACTGGTGTGGATACAGAACAGGTATTTCAGTTGTTTTGTCAGTTATTTTCTGTGTATGGGACCGGCCTATGA
- a CDS encoding nucleoside hydrolase: protein MTRRIIIDTDPGVDDAIALWLALASPQLDVLGITVVAGNVPLHDAVTNATKIVSLSGRQGVAIYAGSHGPLIGPQRYGKYAAIGAFSDDLVPDASYAVQSEHAVDFIVRTARQAAADNDPITFCAIGPMTNLALALIQHPDVAKGIGQIVTMSCAFTALGHRVPWAEFNVYADPHAAQRVFSSGIPLVVMPLDMTFQALITQKEITTLQQTAGQPGQAIANLLAAFDRSDIGRLGREGGPIHDATVIAWLLQPTLFAGRSATIGVAVTGETAGHTWADFYGKLPTAPNATVMQSVDEAKFMALLTRVLSHYGYHQG from the coding sequence ATGACACGTCGCATTATTATTGATACCGATCCAGGCGTGGATGACGCGATTGCACTATGGTTGGCACTGGCGTCTCCACAGTTGGACGTGTTGGGTATTACGGTGGTGGCTGGTAATGTGCCGCTCCATGATGCGGTGACCAATGCGACGAAAATTGTGAGCCTTTCAGGCCGTCAGGGTGTAGCGATTTATGCCGGTAGCCACGGGCCGCTGATCGGTCCGCAACGGTATGGCAAATATGCGGCGATCGGTGCATTCAGTGACGATCTGGTGCCTGACGCATCTTACGCGGTGCAGTCAGAGCATGCTGTTGATTTTATTGTACGGACTGCACGTCAGGCGGCGGCGGATAATGATCCGATTACATTTTGTGCCATCGGGCCAATGACTAATCTGGCGCTGGCGTTGATTCAGCATCCGGACGTAGCGAAAGGCATTGGCCAGATTGTTACCATGAGTTGTGCGTTTACTGCACTAGGGCACCGTGTTCCGTGGGCTGAATTCAATGTTTATGCTGATCCTCATGCCGCGCAGCGGGTGTTTTCCAGCGGTATACCGCTGGTCGTGATGCCGCTTGATATGACATTTCAAGCGCTGATCACCCAGAAAGAGATCACTACTTTGCAGCAAACCGCCGGGCAACCGGGGCAAGCGATTGCAAACTTGCTGGCTGCTTTTGACCGCAGTGATATTGGTCGCTTGGGGCGCGAGGGTGGGCCGATTCATGACGCCACGGTGATTGCCTGGTTACTGCAACCGACGCTGTTTGCCGGCAGGTCGGCGACCATCGGCGTGGCCGTTACCGGGGAAACCGCCGGTCATACCTGGGCGGATTTTTATGGCAAGTTACCGACTGCTCCTAATGCAACGGTGATGCAATCCGTCGATGAGGCGAAATTTATGGCACTATTGACGAGGGTACTAAGCCACTACGGCTATCATCAGGGATAA
- a CDS encoding ABC transporter permease, giving the protein MTAFLLNRLAQTLITLVVMSVLVFGGIYLVGNPIDLLLGSNATPAERDAVIHAFGLDKSLWQQYALFVVNALHGNLGNSYIFNQPALHLILQRMPATLELALVAFLMALVVGIPLGVFAGLRPDSLAAKSVMTFSILGFSLPTFWIGMMMVMLFSVKLGILPSSGRGATVEVFGIPTSLLTIDGWRHLILPALNLALFKISLIIRLTRAGVLECLQQDYVRFARAKGLSDTRILFVHVLKNTLIPLITVIGLELGSLIAFAVVTETIYAWPGMGKLIIDSIAVLDRPVILAYLMMTVVMFSLINLLVDVLYAVVDPRIRLGGR; this is encoded by the coding sequence ATGACCGCTTTCTTACTTAACCGTCTGGCACAAACGCTGATAACGTTGGTTGTGATGTCGGTGCTGGTATTTGGCGGAATCTATCTGGTTGGCAACCCCATTGATTTATTACTGGGCAGCAATGCGACGCCAGCGGAGCGCGATGCGGTTATTCACGCCTTCGGGTTGGATAAATCGTTATGGCAACAGTACGCGCTGTTTGTGGTCAATGCACTGCATGGCAATCTGGGTAATTCCTATATTTTTAATCAGCCGGCGCTGCATCTTATTTTGCAGCGCATGCCTGCGACACTGGAACTGGCGTTGGTCGCTTTTCTGATGGCGTTGGTGGTGGGAATTCCTCTGGGGGTATTTGCCGGGTTGCGGCCAGACAGTCTGGCGGCTAAATCGGTGATGACGTTTTCTATTCTTGGTTTCAGCCTGCCTACTTTCTGGATCGGTATGATGATGGTCATGTTGTTCAGCGTTAAGCTGGGAATATTGCCGTCTTCTGGCCGGGGGGCGACGGTAGAGGTATTTGGCATACCGACAAGTCTGTTGACCATTGATGGCTGGCGGCACCTGATTCTGCCAGCACTCAATCTGGCGTTGTTCAAAATTTCGCTGATTATCCGTCTGACTCGCGCTGGTGTGCTGGAGTGTCTGCAACAAGACTATGTGCGTTTTGCCCGCGCCAAAGGGCTGTCTGATACGCGCATCCTATTTGTCCACGTGTTGAAAAATACGCTGATTCCGCTTATTACGGTGATTGGTCTTGAACTGGGGTCGCTGATTGCTTTCGCGGTGGTGACAGAAACCATCTATGCGTGGCCGGGCATGGGTAAGCTGATTATTGACTCCATCGCGGTGCTTGACCGACCGGTGATTCTGGCTTACCTGATGATGACCGTGGTCATGTTCAGTCTGATTAATTTACTGGTCGATGTGCTGTATGCGGTGGTCGATCCGCGTATCCGGCTGGGAGGGCGCTAA
- a CDS encoding ABC transporter permease produces MSDHSVHSTTQHVVETRSAFIRTLHALISNRLSLMGVVLLSVIVLLAVLAPYISPQNPYDLAQLEIMDNRLPPGSQSPAGLIYWLGTDDQGRDLLSAILYGTRTSLIVGVSSAVVALLIGMTVGMFSAWHGGKTDALMMRIVDIQLSFPPILIALILLAVFGQGVDKIILALVITQWAYYARTIRGSALIESRRSYVDAARGMALSDRRILFHHMLPNCLPPLIVVATMRIAYAIMLEATLSFLGIGLPITEPSLGLLIANGFDYLMSGDYWISLFPGIMLLLLIVSINLIGDALRDILNTRNEE; encoded by the coding sequence GTGTCAGACCATTCAGTCCACTCTACTACCCAGCATGTTGTGGAGACACGGTCGGCCTTTATCCGCACACTGCATGCGCTGATCAGTAACCGTCTATCGTTAATGGGGGTGGTATTACTCTCGGTCATCGTTCTTCTGGCCGTGTTGGCACCTTATATCTCACCACAGAATCCTTACGACCTTGCCCAGTTGGAGATCATGGATAATCGTCTGCCGCCCGGCTCACAGAGTCCGGCGGGGCTGATCTATTGGTTGGGTACCGACGATCAGGGACGAGATCTGCTGAGTGCCATTCTTTACGGCACGCGGACCAGCCTGATTGTCGGCGTGAGCAGCGCGGTCGTTGCCCTGCTGATTGGAATGACGGTTGGAATGTTCAGCGCCTGGCATGGCGGAAAAACCGATGCGTTAATGATGCGGATCGTGGATATCCAGTTGAGTTTCCCGCCGATTCTGATTGCCCTGATTCTACTGGCCGTTTTTGGGCAAGGGGTGGATAAAATCATTCTGGCGCTGGTGATTACCCAATGGGCGTATTACGCGCGCACCATTCGCGGTTCCGCGCTGATTGAAAGTAGACGCAGTTATGTTGATGCCGCCCGCGGGATGGCGTTGTCGGATCGCCGTATTCTGTTTCATCACATGCTGCCTAACTGCCTGCCACCGCTGATCGTGGTGGCTACCATGCGGATTGCCTATGCCATTATGCTGGAAGCCACACTGTCGTTTCTGGGCATTGGTCTGCCGATCACCGAGCCTTCATTAGGGTTACTGATTGCCAACGGTTTCGACTATTTAATGTCGGGCGATTATTGGATTAGTCTGTTCCCCGGAATCATGCTGCTGTTGCTGATTGTCTCCATCAACCTGATTGGTGATGCCCTGCGCGACATATTAAATACAAGAAATGAGGAGTAG
- a CDS encoding ABC transporter ATP-binding protein: MSQPVLSVKQLNTAFRVNGEWMNVVRDLSFDIASGETVALVGESGSGKSVTAMSIMRLLAGPQVSVSGSIQFDGQALLSLPASAMQRIRGNHIGMVFQEPMTSLNPVLKIGTQITEVLRRHRGMDRASAQAEAVRLLEKVRIPAAKSRLNEYPLSFSGGMRQRVVIAIALACQPKLLIVDEPTTALDVTIQAQILSLIKTLQEDSGMSILFITHDMSVVAEVADRTMVMYRGEGVEMADTRQLFRQPQHTYSKILFSAVPRLGAMAGTRLPQRFALVDPDQPAIPDLQNITEDQITDTVQHGEPILAVKDLVTRFEVRSGWLKRVTGRVHAVENVSFQLFPGETLSLVGESGCGKSTTGRSILRLTSPCGGTVSINGKDMLAADSSELARLRMQVQMIFQDPYESLNPRLRIGEAIAEPMITHGIIKPEQAKRSVADLLKKVGLRADMGERFPHQFSGGQRQRICIARALALNPKVIIADESVSALDMTVKAQIINLMLDLQQQLGLAYLFISHDMAVVERISHRVAVMYQGEIVEIGSRQAIFDNPQHPYTRRLLAAVPVPDPEKRVKRSLFEEELTSPLRPADYCPPERRYHQYEDGHWVQE, from the coding sequence GTGAGCCAGCCGGTGCTTAGCGTTAAACAACTCAATACGGCATTTCGCGTCAACGGCGAATGGATGAATGTAGTGCGCGATCTGTCGTTTGATATCGCGTCAGGTGAGACTGTGGCGCTGGTGGGCGAATCAGGCTCCGGTAAAAGCGTGACCGCCATGTCGATCATGCGGCTGCTGGCCGGTCCACAGGTCAGCGTCAGTGGTAGCATTCAGTTTGACGGACAGGCGTTATTGTCCCTGCCTGCATCCGCCATGCAGCGAATTCGCGGTAACCATATTGGGATGGTCTTTCAGGAACCGATGACCAGCCTTAATCCGGTGTTGAAGATTGGTACACAGATTACCGAAGTGTTGAGACGCCATCGTGGCATGGACCGAGCCAGTGCGCAGGCGGAAGCGGTTCGGTTGCTGGAGAAGGTGCGAATTCCGGCGGCGAAGTCGCGGCTTAACGAGTATCCGCTCAGTTTTTCCGGCGGGATGCGCCAGCGAGTCGTGATCGCTATCGCGTTGGCGTGCCAGCCTAAACTGCTGATTGTCGATGAACCGACGACCGCACTGGATGTGACGATTCAGGCGCAGATTCTGTCACTGATTAAAACCCTACAGGAAGATTCCGGCATGTCGATTCTGTTCATCACGCATGACATGAGTGTGGTGGCGGAAGTGGCAGATAGAACCATGGTGATGTATCGGGGCGAAGGGGTGGAGATGGCTGACACCCGGCAGCTGTTCCGGCAACCGCAACATACATACAGCAAGATACTGTTTTCCGCTGTGCCACGGCTGGGCGCTATGGCCGGTACGCGCTTACCGCAGCGCTTTGCGCTGGTTGATCCCGATCAGCCCGCGATACCAGATTTGCAAAATATCACTGAAGATCAGATTACCGATACCGTGCAACATGGTGAGCCGATATTGGCGGTAAAGGATTTGGTGACGCGATTTGAGGTGAGATCGGGTTGGCTGAAACGCGTTACCGGACGCGTACACGCCGTTGAAAATGTCTCTTTCCAACTGTTTCCAGGAGAAACGCTGTCGCTGGTAGGCGAGTCTGGCTGTGGTAAATCAACTACCGGGCGTTCTATTCTGCGTTTAACATCGCCGTGTGGCGGCACGGTGTCTATTAACGGAAAAGATATGCTGGCGGCAGATAGCAGTGAATTGGCACGATTGCGCATGCAGGTGCAAATGATATTTCAGGATCCTTATGAAAGTCTGAATCCGCGTCTGCGTATTGGCGAGGCAATAGCCGAACCGATGATCACTCATGGCATCATCAAACCCGAACAGGCAAAGAGAAGTGTGGCCGACTTATTGAAAAAAGTCGGACTGCGCGCTGATATGGGTGAACGTTTCCCTCATCAGTTTTCCGGGGGACAGCGCCAGCGAATTTGTATCGCCCGTGCATTGGCGTTGAACCCGAAAGTGATCATTGCCGATGAGTCGGTTTCCGCATTGGATATGACGGTGAAAGCGCAAATCATTAATTTGATGCTCGATCTTCAACAACAGTTGGGGTTGGCTTATCTGTTTATTTCTCATGATATGGCGGTTGTCGAACGTATCAGCCACCGGGTCGCGGTGATGTATCAGGGGGAAATCGTCGAGATCGGTTCACGGCAGGCAATTTTTGATAATCCGCAACATCCCTATACTCGCCGTTTGTTGGCCGCCGTGCCGGTTCCCGATCCTGAAAAACGGGTTAAACGTTCGCTATTCGAAGAAGAGCTGACCAGCCCACTGCGACCGGCGGATTATTGTCCGCCCGAACGACGTTATCATCAGTATGAAGATGGGCACTGGGTACAGGAGTAA
- a CDS encoding chemotaxis protein: MDNFQKEIEERTNLTSSNKFELLLFQVGSASPEEPSELFGINVFKLREIVPMPSLTKAAGMKSPLLGMVDIRGQVIPVIDLPAVVGCVPRTGLNIILVTEYARSTQAFAVESVDDIVRLDWSQVLAAEPSVSSSYITSIARLDQDKESNRLALVLDVEQILHDIIPTAREMQIESVEAKTFHLKPGAVAIVAEDSKVARVMLEQGLNIMSIPFIMHVTGLEAWNKIKLMAQEAQAEGKPISDKIAFVLTDLEMPEMDGFTLTRNIKRDDFLKKIPVIIHSSLSGSANEEHVRNVGANAYVAKFEVNELATAIHNVLDEVNPG; the protein is encoded by the coding sequence ATGGATAATTTTCAAAAAGAGATTGAGGAGAGAACCAATCTCACCTCATCTAATAAGTTTGAATTGTTATTGTTCCAGGTGGGGTCGGCCTCACCTGAAGAACCGTCTGAGTTGTTCGGTATCAATGTGTTTAAGCTCCGGGAAATTGTTCCAATGCCATCGTTGACCAAGGCTGCTGGTATGAAATCGCCGCTGCTTGGCATGGTTGATATTCGTGGGCAAGTTATCCCCGTTATTGATCTCCCTGCCGTCGTCGGGTGTGTGCCACGTACCGGGCTCAATATCATTCTGGTGACGGAGTATGCGCGTAGTACCCAGGCGTTTGCGGTGGAATCCGTTGACGATATTGTTCGTCTTGACTGGAGCCAGGTGCTTGCAGCCGAGCCGAGTGTCAGTAGCAGCTACATTACGAGTATCGCTCGTCTTGACCAGGATAAGGAGAGTAACCGTCTGGCGTTGGTGCTGGATGTCGAACAGATTCTGCATGACATCATACCCACTGCTCGCGAGATGCAGATCGAGAGCGTGGAAGCGAAGACGTTTCACCTAAAGCCAGGGGCGGTCGCCATTGTGGCTGAAGATTCGAAAGTCGCTCGCGTGATGCTCGAACAGGGTTTAAACATCATGTCGATTCCCTTCATCATGCATGTCACCGGGCTGGAAGCCTGGAATAAAATAAAATTGATGGCCCAAGAGGCACAAGCCGAAGGTAAGCCGATTTCGGATAAAATCGCGTTTGTGCTAACCGATTTGGAAATGCCTGAGATGGATGGTTTCACTCTGACACGGAATATTAAACGTGATGATTTTCTAAAGAAAATCCCGGTTATTATCCACTCTTCGTTGTCTGGCAGCGCCAATGAAGAGCATGTTCGCAATGTGGGTGCTAATGCGTATGTGGCAAAATTCGAGGTGAACGAGCTGGCAACGGCGATCCACAACGTGCTTGATGAAGTGAACCCCGGCTAA
- a CDS encoding DNA-binding transcriptional regulator YciT, with protein MNSRQQHIIQLVNERGNVSVSELAQVTGVSEVTVRQDLTILERERYLKRVHGAAVAIDSDDVSARMCTRYRLKQSLADYAASIISDGESVFIEGGSTNALLARCLADSRRVTIVTVSYYIAHLLKDTDCSVIILGGLYQKSSESVVGPLTRSCIQQVHFHKAFIGIDGYHDDTGFTSRNMMRSDVVSAVLAKGVENIALTDSSKFGLIHPYPLSLEHHFSRVITDSGLSPDYQRHLKEQNIQLDIVPEPLPQNM; from the coding sequence ATGAATTCACGCCAGCAGCACATCATTCAATTGGTTAACGAGCGCGGTAACGTTAGTGTCAGTGAGCTGGCGCAGGTCACTGGCGTATCAGAAGTGACGGTCCGTCAGGATTTGACTATCCTGGAACGGGAGCGCTATCTCAAACGTGTTCATGGTGCCGCCGTCGCCATTGACAGTGATGACGTGAGTGCCCGCATGTGCACACGTTATCGGTTAAAACAATCTCTTGCTGACTATGCCGCTTCAATTATCAGCGATGGAGAGTCGGTATTTATTGAAGGTGGCAGTACTAATGCCTTGCTGGCGCGCTGCCTGGCCGATAGTCGACGTGTGACGATTGTAACGGTCAGCTATTATATCGCCCATCTTCTCAAAGACACTGATTGTTCAGTGATTATTCTTGGTGGGTTGTATCAGAAAAGCAGTGAATCTGTGGTTGGTCCGTTAACCCGTTCTTGTATCCAGCAGGTGCATTTCCATAAGGCATTCATTGGTATTGATGGCTATCACGACGATACCGGGTTTACCAGCCGTAATATGATGCGTAGCGATGTGGTGAGCGCAGTGCTGGCAAAGGGCGTCGAGAATATCGCGCTGACGGATTCCTCAAAGTTTGGGCTTATTCACCCTTATCCCCTTTCCCTTGAACATCACTTTTCCAGAGTCATCACCGACAGCGGACTCTCGCCTGATTATCAGCGGCATCTGAAAGAGCAGAATATCCAGCTGGACATTGTGCCTGAGCCCTTGCCGCAGAATATGTGA